One segment of Podarcis muralis chromosome 17, rPodMur119.hap1.1, whole genome shotgun sequence DNA contains the following:
- the LOC114587729 gene encoding putative G-protein coupled receptor 173 isoform X5, with translation MASANETEEAHGSAPHAASTYAKLLLLGLIICVSLAGNLSLSLLVLKERGLHKAPYYFLLDLCLADVIRSAVCFPFVLVSIRHGSAWTYSVLSCKIVAFMAVLFCFHAAFLLFCISVTRYMAVAHHRFYAKRMTFWTCVAVICMVWTLSVAMAFPPVFDVGTYKFIREEDQCIFEHRYFKANDTLGFMLMLAVLIFATHVVYIKLLLFEYRHRKMKPVQMVPAISQNWTFHGPGATGQAAANWIAGFGRGPMPPTLLGIRQNAHAANRRLLGMEEFKAEKRLGRMFYVITLLFLVLWSPYIVACYWRVFVKACSIPHRYLSTAVWMSFAQAAVNPIVCFVLNKDLKKGLITHIPCWRTEPELPREPYCVM, from the coding sequence ATGGCCAGTGCCAACGAGACTGAAGAAGCCCATGGCTCAGCGCCCCACGCAGCCTCCACCTATGCCAAGCTGCTGCTCTTGGGCCTCATCATCTGTGTGAGTCTGGCAGGGAACCTGTCCCTCTCGCTGCTGGTCTTGAAAGAGCGTGGCCTCCACAAAGCACCCTACTACTTCCTGCTGGACCTGTGCCTGGCTGATGTGATCCGCTCAGCTGTCTGCTTCCCCTTTGTCCTCGTCTCAATCCGCCACGGCTCTGCTTGGACTTACAGTGTGTTGAGCTGCAAGATTGTGGCTTTCATGGCTGTCCTCTTCTGTTTCCAtgctgccttcctcctcttctgcatCAGTGTCACACGCTACATGGCTGTGGCCCATCACCGCTTCTATGCTAAACGCATGACCTTCTGGACATGCGTGGCTGTCATCTGCATGGTGTGGACTTTGTCCGTGGCCATGGCCTTCCCACCCGTCTTCGATGTTGGGACCTACAAGTTCATCCGTGAGGAGGACCAGTGCATCTTTGAGCACCGCTACTTCAAAGCCAATGACACCCTGGGCTTCATGCTCATGCTAGCTGTGCTGATCTTTGCAACCCACGTGGTTTACATCAAGCTCCTTCTCTTTGAGTACCGCCATCGCAAGATGAAGCCTGTCCAGATGGTCCCAGCTATCAGCCAAAACTGGACGTTCCATGGGCCGGGAGCCACTGGGCAAGCTGCAGCCAACTGGATTGCTGGCTTTGGCCGTGGCCCCATGCCTCCTACCTTGTTGGGCATCCGGCAGAATGCTCACGCTGCCAACCGGCGCTTGCTGGGCATGGAAGAATTCAAGGCTGAGAAGAGGCTAGGGAGGATGTTCTACGTCATCACTTTGCTCTTTTTGGTTCTCTGGTCACCCTACATTGTGGCCTGCTACTGGAGGGTATTTGTCAAAGCCTGTAGCATCCCCCACCGCTACCTCTCCACAGCTGTTTGGATGAGCTTTGCCCAAGCTGCTGTCAACCCCATAGTTTGCTTTGTACTCAACAAGGACCTCAAGAAGGGCTTGATCACCCACATTCCCTGCTGGAGGACAGAGCCTGAACTGCCCAGAGAGCCTTATTGTGTGATGTGA